Part of the Actinopolymorpha sp. NPDC004070 genome, GGACCAGCCGGAGGGGCACCCGGGGTCGGCAGCACCGTCACCATGCCGGCGTCCTTGTGGGGGCCGATGTCCTCGCTCGGCTGGCCTACGAGTACCCCACCGCCGCTGACGTCGTACCAGCGAAGTGCGGCAAGCTCTTCACCGAACCGGTCCCCTGGTTCCGGCCGACCGGGCACCCCGGGAGTGTCTTGGGTGTACAGCCGTGGCGCACTCGCCACCCGGTCGACGACCTCGGTGTAGGCCACCGCCCCCGCGTCAGCCTGGCCGGACACGTCACGGCCCGGCGCGCCGATCCAGATCCGCCCGGAGACGCGTTGAGTCGTGGGCGAACGGACCGATTCGACGGCGAGAGCGTCCCCGAACTCGTCGCCGGGCCTGGCCTGCAGTGGGATCCGCAGCGATGCTCCAGTCCCGAGGCCAGCCCGGGTTCCGAAGATGACGTAGAGGGCGCCCCCGCCGTCGACACCCGGAGCACCGACGACCAGATCAGAGCAGTTGTCGCCATCAATGTCGGCAATGGCGACGGCGGCACCGAACCGGTCACCGATCTGCTGCTCATCACCCAACGACGCTCGCAGGATCACCCGACCACCGCGTGGTTTCTCCGCGTTGACTTCCCCCAGTGGAACCTCGTTGTGGACCTCGACACGTCCCAAAGTGCCGGACTGGCCGTTCGGTAGGGGAGCCGTGGGAAGTCCCACCGCGAACCCTGTGAGGTCGGTGGGGTCGCAGGGAGACTCGGCGGCCACAGCCGACGACGTAGTTGCCCCGCTCACAGTGGCACACAGGAACGCCCCTACCAGCAGGGGACGTACAAATCTGGCAATACGGATCATGATGACCGCGCATTCCGAATCAGAACAGCCAGCGCGATGACGACGGCAGACCTGGAGTGGCCCAAAACTAGACGTACACCCAGGGCCCGTCAAGAAGTAGCAGCGACGGTGTCCGGCCTGCGAACCGCTGAGCACCCCCGACCTCGCCGCCCTGCGCGGTGCGGGGCTGGTGACGACTCGCCGGACGGGCCGTGCGGCCGTGCATCTGCGTACCCGAACAGGTACGGCGCTCACGGCCCAGCCGTAGGACACCTCAGCGTGGCGCGGCGGCCGGTGTCGCGTACGGCGAACTCCGCCACTGCGGCTGCGTCCAGGTTCCGGCCGGCGGCGAAGGCTCGGTCGTGAGCGGGACCGCCTGAGGCGGCGCGCGCCGCCTTCTCCGCGCAGGCTCGCAGGCTCGGGTCCGGGTGGTAGTAGGCGTAGACGTCGGCGCCGACGGTCTCGCGGAGTCCGGCCCCGGCGCCGAGGAGGGTGGCGACGCGCAGGTGGTTGCCCTCCTTCGACTCGACGACCGCGAGCGTTTCGACGAAGAACGCGAGGTTGGCCAGGTCCCGCGTCTCCTGGGAGAGGCTGATGCCTTCCACGACGTGCGCCCGGGCGAGGTCGTGGTTTCCGAGGGCGAGGGCGGCCTGGGAGAGGTTGTAGAGGGCGACGTACGTCGACAGTCTGTCGCCTCGGGCGCGGGCGAGATGGAGGCCGCGTTCGATCTCGGGTACGGCCGTCGAGGGTGCGCCGCGGAGCAGGTGCACCGTGCCGAGCCAGACATGGACGAGGGAGGCCATCCACAGCGAGCTGTCGTCCTGAAGGGCATAGCGGAGCCCGGCGCGGAAGCGGTCCTCGGCGGCGTCGAGGTCGCCTGCGGCAAGAGCGGCGAGCCCGGTGCCGGCGCGTGCCTTGCTGCGGACCTCCAGGTCGTCCTGGCCGGAGGCGACGCGGTCGGCCTCTGCCCAGTACGACGCGGCGGTGGCATGGTCGCCGGCGGCGTACGACATGGTGGCCCCGGCAAGGTGGACGCGGCTGCGCTCCCAGGACGGGAGGTCGGTGGCGAGACACCGGTCGGCGAGGCGGCGACCGACGCTGAGCTGGCCGCGCAGCCACCAGTAGAGCCACATGAACCACGTGATGCGGGCGGCCGTGCGCGGGTCGTCCGCGTCGAGGGAACGGTCGACGGCGACGAGGATGTTCGCCTCCTCCTCCTCGATCCGTGCAAGCCAGTCCACCTGGTCCGCACGTTCGTAACCTGCGGCTGCCTGCTCGGTGAGGTCGAGGTAAACGCGGGCGTGGGCGCGACCGATTCGGGCGGCGCGGTCGCCGACGAGGCGGCTGCGGGCGTACTGCGCAATGGGTTCGAGCATGTCGAACCGGTCGCTGCGGACGCGCACGAGCGAGTGCGCGGCGAGCTCGTCGAGAGTTCCCAGTACGTCGTACGCGGCGATGTCGTCACCGGCTTCCGCCACGGCCTCGATCGCCTCGAGAGTGGCGCCGCCACGGAAGGCCCCGAGCAGCGTGAAGAGGCGTTGCTGGACGGGATCGAGCAGGCTGTAGCTCCAGTCGAGAGTGGCCCGCATGCTTCGCTGCCGCTCGGGGAGGTCGCGGGCTCCCGGCGCAGCGCCGGCGGCCTCGAGCCGGTCGAGCAGTGCACTCGGAGACAGCAGCCGTAGCTGTGCCGCGGCGAGTTCGATGGCAAGGGGCAGGCCGGCGAGGCGGTGGCAGAGGTCCGCGGCTGCCGGTACGTCCGTCGCCTCCGTTCGCACTCCTACCGAACGTGCCCGGTCCCACAGCAGGGCACCGGCCGGGTGGGCGCGAAGCTCCTCGACGGTCGTGGCATCGCGGCCGGGCAGGTCGAGCGGCTCGACGACGTACGCGCGCTCGGCCCGCACTCGCAGCGGCGAGCGGCTCGAGACCAGCACGGTGAGCCCGGGGCACTCCGCGGCGAGCTGTCCGACCTGGACCGCGGCGCTGAGCAGATGCTCGAAGTTGTCGAGGAGCAGCAGGTGCCGGGCTGTCCGCAGCTGCGCGGCTACCAGGTCGTAGGCGTCCGGGACGTCGATGCCCTCCAGCCCCAGGACGCGCCCGATGGTGGCCATGAGCGCGGAGGCGTCGGCGAGCGGCGCGAGGGAGATCTGCAGGGCGCCGTCCGGGAACATCCCGGCGAGTACGTCCGACACGGCGGCGGCCAGCCGGGTCTTCCCGACCCCGCCAGGTCCGGTGAGCGTGACCAACCGGGCTCCGGAGCGTACGAGACCGGCGACTGCGGCGATGTCTTCGTCGCGGCCGAACAAAGGGGTCGGCGGAATCACCAGTGTCGACGGCCTGGCCACTGGTTCGGCGGTGGACTGGCGGCGGGGAACAGCGGCTACGAGCGCACCGCGGTCGCTCTCGCTGGCACCGAGCGCGTCGGCAAGGGAGCGGACGGTGTGCGGGTACGGCCGCGTCCGTGCGCCGCGCTCCAGCGAACTCACGGCGTGCGGGGTCAGGCCGGCGCGCTCGGCAAGCTCCTGCTGGGTGAGTCCGGCGCGTTCGCGGAGGGTTCGCAGAAGCCCGCCGAATGTCTGCACAGGCACGCTCCTCCTCCCCTGGCCATGCGCTGGAGCACCAGTGTCGTGCGACGCTGCCGACTGTACGAGCAGTGTGCGGGTTCTGCTCGTGGTCTGTGACGCGCGCGGGCACGAGGCTGACTGCATGACAGCAACAGCGTGGCTCCCGGAGGGGTGGAGCCACCCGCTTCGGGTTCCACTGAGTACGGGGCATCACCTGCGCCCGATCCGGGCCACCGACGTCGATCTGGACATGCAGGCGGTGATGGGGTCGCAGGAACGGCTCTGGTCGCTGTACGGCGACGCCTGGGGGTGGCCCCCAGCGACGATGACCGCGGAACAGGACCACGCGGACCTGGCCCGGCACGAGGCCGAGACCGAGCGGCACGAGTCCTTCAACTACGCGCTCTTCGACAGCGGCGAGACCGAGCTGTTCGGCTGCGTCTACATCGACCCGCCGATCCTCGACGGTACGGACGCCGAGATCTCGTGGTGGGTGGTCGACTGGCTCGTGGGCGGGCCGATCGAAGCCGCCCTCCACGAGTTCGTACCGCGCTGGATCGCCACGGACTGGCCCCTTGGTAACCCGCACTACACGCACCGTCAGACCCAAGGAGATCCAGCATGACCAGAACTGTCGTCACGGCCTGCGGTGCCGCACTGGCACTCGCACTGCTCGGGCTCACCGCGCCCTCGGCCAGTGCGGACCCACGCGAAGTGGTGGTGGAGGGTTCCGAGCCGACGGTGTCGTGCGAGGGGCGTACCACCGACGACTCTTTGATCGACTTCACGCTCAGGACGAACGCCGAAGGACAGGTGCTGGAGAGTTACCTCGAGATCTACGAGGCCGGCTCCGGCGACCACCTGGCCCAGGGCGTCCCGGTGGAGGCCACCTTCACCGACGGCACGGTCGACGCGAGCTTCGAGCTCATGGATCCCTCCGGTGCCTCGGCGGGTAACGCTCACCTGGTCGGCACCTACACCGTCGGGGAAACGGTGACGACGAAGGACCACATTCGCCGGAACAACAGTCAGTGGCACTCCGTGCACTCCTACACCCCGTACTCCCTCACCTGGTCCAGCGTCGAGCTGGGCCCCTGGCAGGTCGGGAGCCTGGACTGCACCGCCTGGGCGAGCGAGGGCACCACCTCCTTCACCAACCCCCATCGCGGCGTGGGCTTCGGCGCTTACTGGAACCCCTCGCCGGAATGCTCCACCGATGAGGCCCGGTTGCTCGACGTGTCGACGTTCGAGGACGAGACGTTCCTGCTGGTCGAGACCACGGACGCGTGGGGCGTGGCGGCGGTCTCGGGCAACGGTGTACAGACCGGCACGGTCGAGTGGTACGACCCCGAGGGGGAGCCGTTGGGTTCGGAGCCGGCATCGGCAACGTGGCAACGGCTGAGCCCGGCCAAGGTCACCACGGCATCGCCGTCCCCGACGAGCAACCTCGTCACGCACACCACGGCGTACCAACTCGGCTTCCAGTTGACGAGTGTGGACGGCGACCGTCTCGTCACCACGTGCGGCGTCGGCTTCGTCGAGTGGCGCCAGATCGGCGGCCTCGAGGAGTGAATCGGTTCGCGAACGAAGCCCGCCCCGGGTCGCCGGGGCGGGCTTCGGTTCTGCCTTGTGCCTCGAGGTTCGCCTCTTGACGTTGTGCCGACGGCACCTACCCTGCTTGCACCGTTGCGGCAGTGGACGGGGGACGTTCGCTCACATGTTTCCGGGTGTGCTCAGTGTTCGTGCATGCGAAGGTGGGTGGAGATCGTGGCAGCACCTGTGTCCCGTAGGAGGCTTCTCGGACGTGCCGGGACGGTCGGGCTGGGGATCGTGTTCGCCGGCAGCATCGACTCGATTGCCGGGCCGCGGTCGGCGTTGGCGGCTACGCGTTCCGCGGTCGGTTACGGTCCGCTCGTAGCGGATCCCGCCGGTCTGCTGGCGTTGCCGCCGGGGTTCACCTACCGAATCGTCGCCCGGTCGGGCATCACTCGGCTGGAGACAGGCGAGCCGACACCGAGCGACCCGGACGGGTCGGCGAACTTCGGCAGTTCGTCCGGGATGACGCTGGTCACCAACCACGAGATCGGTGGCAACGAGGCGTTCCGGGTGCCGGCCCTGCCAGGTCTGGCGTACGACCCGGGTGCGCGCGGCGGTACGACGAACATCGACCTGACCGCTGACGGCACACGGGTTCGCGAGTACGTCAGCCTGGCCGGGACCGACAACAACTGCGCGGGTGGGAAGACACCGTGGGACACGTGGCTCACCTGTGAGGAGACCGAACGCCGCGCGGGCGGCAGGTTCGTGAAGGACCACGGTTATGTGTTCGAGGTGGATCCGTTCGACCAGGCCGCCAACGCCGACCCGGTTCCGTTGAAGTTCCTCGGTCGCTTCGCCCACGAGGCGGTTGCGGTCGATCCCGCGACCTCGGCGGTGTACGAGACCGAGGACGCCACCGCTCCGAACGGACTGTACCTTCGGTGGACCCCGCCCGAGGGGTTCGTCGGTGGCAAGGGTGCCTTCCGCGCGCTCGCCACATCCGCCGATGGCGGGACGGCCGGAACGCTGCAGGCGATGAGTTGCTTCAGCGACGGTGTGCACATCGCGGACCTGTCCGAGGCGACCGAGCACGGTACGAAGTACAAGGTCCAATGGGTGGATGTGCCTGATCGCGACGCGCGTACGACTTCGGTCCGCAAGCAGTTCACCGATGACCAGGTCACCCGCAGCCGCAAGCTCGAGGGTGCCTGGTGGGCAGACGGCGGCGCCTACTTCGTCGCCAGCTTCGCCCGGACCACCGACGGCAGCGTGAACGAGCACGACGGTCAGGTGTGGTTCTACGATCCCTGCAAGGAGACCGTCACCCTGAAGACGATCTTCGGTGTCAATCCCGACCCGGCCGACGAGGCCTACCACGACGGGCCGGACAACATCACCGTCTCACCGTACGGCGGCGTCATCCTGGCCGAGGACGGCGTAGGGATCCAGTACCTGGTGGGTGTGACCAAACAGGGAAAGTCCTATCAACTGGCTCGCAACCAACTCAACGGCAGCGAGTTCGCCGGCCCCAACTTCAGCCCGGACGGCTCGATCATGTTCGCGAACATCTACTCGCCCGGGCACGTCTTCGCCATCACCGGTCCGTGGGGACGACCCAGCAACGCAGACGTGTAGCTGTCTCGGCGGGTGTCCACATCCAGCAGGTACCGGGTCCTCGGCCGCTGCGATCTCGCGTAACGTCCGCTCCCACCCCTGCGCAGACGACTCGTACATCCGAACGTCCGTCACAAGCTCAGATGATGACCCGCAGACGCTCAGTTCGTCATGGGTACGGCTCAACTCGTCTTGCGCTCCGCGCCGGTCGTCCGGTGCCAGGAGGTCATATGGCCATAGACGACGATGTTGCCTGACCAGCCGACCGACTTGCCGTACGTGCCGCCGCAAGTGATGAGCCGGAGTTCGGAACGTTCACTCTTCCCATAGATCTGACCGATCGGAAGGTTCGCCTTCGACTGAAGCGATGCGCCGTCGATGACGTACTCGACGACGATTCCGTCGGCGCGCCTCACCGCGACCTTCTGGCCACGACTCAGGGCACCGAGGCGGTAGAAGACGGCGGTGTGGCGGCGGCCGAACCTGGAGTCCAGATGACCCAGGATGACAGTACGGCCGGGACGCCCAGGAGTAACGCTGTACTTGTACCACCCGGCGAGGTAGGGCTTCTCCGCAGGCGGTACGCCGATGGTGCCGTCCGGGGCGTTTCCGACCGCGACGAGGGGGGCGGCGACATCGATGGCACCGATGTCGAGACGCACCGGTCGTGCGTTGGTCGTCAGCGGCTGCGCCGGAGGTTGCTTCGGAGTGTGATCGGGCGTGGGGGCTGCGAGCCTTTCACCTACCGACTCCGGTGGAGGCATCGTCGCAGTGGGCATCGGTGGTGGCGCCGCTCGACCGAGTTGGTCGGAAATGATCAGCCCGAGCCCGCTCACTGCCGTGACCATGAGCATCAGGGCTGTGGCCGCCCTCCGCGCCGCGGGTCGCGGGCGGAGGGTCAACCACGGTAACCGTCGCATGCGTTCCACGCCGATGGTCAGGCCGCAGTGGCGTTCCGGTGGAGCCCTCGGCGCCGCAGCGCGATGACTCCGCCGGTGACCGCGAGTCCCAGCAGAACGCCGCCGGCGGCAGTCGCCGCACCAGGTCCACTGCTCAGAGTCGAGCCGTCACCGGCGTTCGGCCCGTTTGGATCGGTCACAGGCGGGGCGATCGACTCATCGGAGTCACCATTTCCGTCACCAGATTCGCCCGAGAACTGGTTGCCGAGGGCTTGCAAGTCCGCACAGTCTTGGTTCGGGTCGAACGGGTCGCCGGCGTTGTCGTTGCCGACGGTGCAGTCCGTCTGCCAGACGTCCATTACCTGATCGGTTTCGTTCAGCGTCACGAGCGTGACCGCGACCTTGTCATCGTGTGCGGTGACCGTCGCGCAGACGAGCTTGAAGACATCGAACGGAAGGGGGTTCTTCCCCTCCGTCTTGGTGAACAGCACCCAGGGGTTGACATCGCCACCGCCGCCGCGGTTCTCCTTCCAGATCCACAGCTGGTTGTCCGGATCACCGTAACCAGCCGTTCCGGGTACGAAGACCACGAACTTGTCGTTGTTCAACTGCGTCGAGTCGATGCAGAGCCCAGATCCGCTCGGCCCGGGCCCATCAAGCGTCGGCGTGACCTGAGATCTGACGGCGACCCCGTTGGCAGCAGGCAGCACGCTCGCGCTTGCCTGCGAGATCGGCACCAACGCGAGAAGGCCGCTGATGACGATGGTCGAACTCAAGGTCGCCATCAGGCGGCGACCGATCCTCATCCTCTGGAGGAGAGGACGGGGCTGGGGTGAATGCGCCTTCATCCGGGACCCCATTCGTGGCAGTCGGACAACACCGGAGAGCTACCAACATAGAAGGGATCACCGGAATGCACTGAAGATTTCTTCGACTTGTGGCGAAGGTGCCGGGGATCGGACCTGAACACGAACGCTTCGGGTGCCCACCTCCGCGCGCCGCGCGCCAGCTTGGTGCCGACCTGGGCGCACACCCGTCCCGCTCACTGGATAGCCTGGACTCGTGGTCGCCCGATGAGAACCTTCCGGTTGGCGCGATCACTCTCCCCGGCGGTGCAGGTGCTGCTGGTCAACTCGTTCGGCATCGCGTTCGGCTTCTTCATTCTCATCCCCTTTCTCGCCACGTACCTTCGCGACGAGCATCACCTCACCGCGGC contains:
- a CDS encoding integrin alpha; translation: MLSGSQAGHRRCYFLTGPGCTSSFGPLQVCRRHRAGCSDSECAVIMIRIARFVRPLLVGAFLCATVSGATTSSAVAAESPCDPTDLTGFAVGLPTAPLPNGQSGTLGRVEVHNEVPLGEVNAEKPRGGRVILRASLGDEQQIGDRFGAAVAIADIDGDNCSDLVVGAPGVDGGGALYVIFGTRAGLGTGASLRIPLQARPGDEFGDALAVESVRSPTTQRVSGRIWIGAPGRDVSGQADAGAVAYTEVVDRVASAPRLYTQDTPGVPGRPEPGDRFGEELAALRWYDVSGGGVLVGQPSEDIGPHKDAGMVTVLPTPGAPPAGPGPYAVTQNTQGIPGAVEAGDRFGAAVDAFRDVGWVGVPGEDLGAVRDAGMVQGLRIGATRATSLSVLRQGKDSGVTIPGRPEAGDHFGASVRGGQLDYPDGDCNEAQVVIGVPGEDVGTVKDAGAAVSYFGHDRDPLSCLPGDGFSLGANARPGDHLGAAVGRTHTDSFENADVLLLGIPGSDVATAVDAGVVLKGRFPRTTQPQSVYTESDGALPGGHYGAVLSR
- a CDS encoding helix-turn-helix domain-containing protein — translated: MPVQTFGGLLRTLRERAGLTQQELAERAGLTPHAVSSLERGARTRPYPHTVRSLADALGASESDRGALVAAVPRRQSTAEPVARPSTLVIPPTPLFGRDEDIAAVAGLVRSGARLVTLTGPGGVGKTRLAAAVSDVLAGMFPDGALQISLAPLADASALMATIGRVLGLEGIDVPDAYDLVAAQLRTARHLLLLDNFEHLLSAAVQVGQLAAECPGLTVLVSSRSPLRVRAERAYVVEPLDLPGRDATTVEELRAHPAGALLWDRARSVGVRTEATDVPAAADLCHRLAGLPLAIELAAAQLRLLSPSALLDRLEAAGAAPGARDLPERQRSMRATLDWSYSLLDPVQQRLFTLLGAFRGGATLEAIEAVAEAGDDIAAYDVLGTLDELAAHSLVRVRSDRFDMLEPIAQYARSRLVGDRAARIGRAHARVYLDLTEQAAAGYERADQVDWLARIEEEEANILVAVDRSLDADDPRTAARITWFMWLYWWLRGQLSVGRRLADRCLATDLPSWERSRVHLAGATMSYAAGDHATAASYWAEADRVASGQDDLEVRSKARAGTGLAALAAGDLDAAEDRFRAGLRYALQDDSSLWMASLVHVWLGTVHLLRGAPSTAVPEIERGLHLARARGDRLSTYVALYNLSQAALALGNHDLARAHVVEGISLSQETRDLANLAFFVETLAVVESKEGNHLRVATLLGAGAGLRETVGADVYAYYHPDPSLRACAEKAARAASGGPAHDRAFAAGRNLDAAAVAEFAVRDTGRRATLRCPTAGP
- a CDS encoding alkaline phosphatase PhoX produces the protein MAAPVSRRRLLGRAGTVGLGIVFAGSIDSIAGPRSALAATRSAVGYGPLVADPAGLLALPPGFTYRIVARSGITRLETGEPTPSDPDGSANFGSSSGMTLVTNHEIGGNEAFRVPALPGLAYDPGARGGTTNIDLTADGTRVREYVSLAGTDNNCAGGKTPWDTWLTCEETERRAGGRFVKDHGYVFEVDPFDQAANADPVPLKFLGRFAHEAVAVDPATSAVYETEDATAPNGLYLRWTPPEGFVGGKGAFRALATSADGGTAGTLQAMSCFSDGVHIADLSEATEHGTKYKVQWVDVPDRDARTTSVRKQFTDDQVTRSRKLEGAWWADGGAYFVASFARTTDGSVNEHDGQVWFYDPCKETVTLKTIFGVNPDPADEAYHDGPDNITVSPYGGVILAEDGVGIQYLVGVTKQGKSYQLARNQLNGSEFAGPNFSPDGSIMFANIYSPGHVFAITGPWGRPSNADV
- a CDS encoding sortase — encoded protein: MRLDIGAIDVAAPLVAVGNAPDGTIGVPPAEKPYLAGWYKYSVTPGRPGRTVILGHLDSRFGRRHTAVFYRLGALSRGQKVAVRRADGIVVEYVIDGASLQSKANLPIGQIYGKSERSELRLITCGGTYGKSVGWSGNIVVYGHMTSWHRTTGAERKTS